The proteins below are encoded in one region of Equus przewalskii isolate Varuska chromosome 1, EquPr2, whole genome shotgun sequence:
- the KLHL28 gene encoding kelch-like protein 28 gives MDHTSPTYMLANLTHLHSEQLLQGLNLLRQHHELCDIILRVGDVKIHAHKVVLASISPYFKAMFTGNLSEKENSEVEFQCIDETALQAIVEYAYTGTVFISQDTVESLLPAANLLQIKLVLKECCAFLESQLDPGNCIGISRFAETYGCHDLYLAATKYICQNFEAVCQTEEFFELTHADLDEIVSNDCLNVATEETVFYALESWIKYDVQERQKYLAQLLNSVRLPLLSVKFLTRLYEANHLIRDDRTCKHLLNEALKYHFMPEHRLSHQTVLMTRPRCAPKVLCAVGGKSGLFACLDSVEMYFPQNDSWIGLAPLNIPRYEFGICVLDQKVYVIGGIETNVRPGITIRKHENSVECWNPDTNTWTSLERMNESRSTLGVVVLAGELYALGGYDGQSYLQSVEKYIPKVRKWHPVAPMTTTRSCFAAAVLDGMIYAIGGYGPAHMNSVERYDPSKDSWEMVASMADKRIHFGVGVMLGFIFVVGGHNGVSHLSSIERYDPHQNQWTVCRPMKEPRTGVGAAVIDNYLYVVGGHSGSSYLNTVQKYDPISDTWLDSAGMIYCRCNFGLTAL, from the exons atGGACCACACATCCCCGACCTACATGCTTGCTAACTTAACCCACTTACACTCTGAACAGCTTCTGCAGGGCTTGAATCTCCTTCGTCAGCACCACGAACTCTGTGACATCATTCTTCGAGTAGGTGATGTTAAAATCCATGCTCACAAAGTGGTACTTGCCAGCATCAGCCCGTATTTCAAAGCTATGTTCACCGGAAACCTTTCTGAGAAAGAGAACAGTGAGGTTGAGTTTCAGTGCATCGATGAAACTGCTCTCCAGGCCATCGTGGAATATGCCTATACAGGGACTGTTTTTATTTCACAGGACACAGTTGAATCTCTCCTTCCAGCAGCAAACCTACTCCAGATAAAACTTGTCCTGAAAGAGTGTTGTGCATTTCTTGAAAGTCAACTTGACCCTGGCAATTGTATTGGAATTTCTCGTTTTGCAGAGACATATGGCTGTCATGACCTTTATCTGGCAGCCACTAAGTACATATGCCAAAATTTTGAAGCTGTTTGCCAGACTGAAGAGTTTTTTGAGCTCACACATGCTGATTTGGATGAAATTGTTTCCAATGACTGTTTAAACGTAGCTACTGAAGAGACTGTTTTTTATGCACTTGAGTCTTGGATCAAGTATGATGTACAAGAACGCCAGAAGTACTTAGCACAGCTTCTTAACAGTGTGCGGTTACCATTGCTGAGCGTTAAGTTTCTCACTAGACTGTATGAAGCAAATCATCTTATTCGTGATGATCGCACTTGTAAACATCTTTTGAATGAAGCCCTGAAGTACCACTTTATGCCTGAACACAGGCTCTCTCATCAGACTGTCTTGATGACACGACCTCGCTGTGCTCCCAAAGTACTTTGTGCCGTAGGAGGAAAATCTGGACTGTTTGCCTGTTTGGATAG TGTGGAGATGTACTTTCCTCAGAATGACTCCTGGATTGGTTTAGCACCCCTAAACATTCCTCGCTATGAATTTGGAATATGTGTTTTAGACCAAAAAGTGTATGTTATAGGTGGTATTGAAACTAATGTGCGTCCTGGCATCACCatcagaaaacatgaaaattcagTGGAGTGCTGGAATCCTGATACAAATACCTGGACTTCTCTGGAGAGGATGAATGAGAGCCGAAGTACCCTCGGAGTGGTAGTACTTGCAGGAGAACTCTATGCTTTAGGCGGTTATGATGGGCAGTCTTATTTACAGTCTGTAGAGAAGTATATTCCCAAAGTGAGGAAGTGGCACCCTGTGGCACCGATGACAACAACCAGGAGTTGTTTTGCTGCAGCTGTGTTGGATGGAATGATTTATGCCATTGGTGGGTATGGTCCCGCCCACATGAACAG TGTGGAGCGTTATGATCCCAGTAAGGACTCCTGGGAGATGGTTGCGTCAATGGCAGATAAAAGGATTCACTTTGGTGTGGGTGTCATGCTAGGCTTTATTTTTGTGGTGGGTGGACACAATGGCGTCTCACATTTGTCAAGCATTGAAAGATACGACCCTCATCAAAATCAGTGGACTGTGTGTAGACCGATGAAAGAACCCAGGACAG